The genomic window AAGATAGTCCCACATCCATAAGCCTAAGTCAGATAAATATAAAACTCACAACTTGATTTTATGTGCTGTCTGCAACATTTGAGTTTCACAAATAGACTACAGCTGTTATTTTTTAACAAGCATCTGCCTAAAGTCTAAGTAGGCATGCTTAGGCTggcttttgctgttgttgttacaccCAGAAAATCCTGCTGCACATGtcagggtgtttgtagaatttgaaaggagtcaaaccatcgcaagaggtgttgaaattttaggAGGTTGGATAGCTACAATGGAAAGGTCTAGGTGGTGGGATGcacattataattttttaatttttgattattactttgtcaaaataattttaaaaaagaaaaagtgatggGGTTAGTATCCAAAAAGTTCCCTGAACCCTCACATTCTGCTTGGACATTTACCGCCTCAGTGCAAACATTAGCCCCACGGTTTTAGGCCAAACTTCAGATCAACTGGAAAACGATTTTAAGGTTAGCAACCTAGAATATATAGAGGTAACCGCAAATCAACTTTTGGGTCTCGTTTTCTAAagttttaaagtttatatttgcgatttttttttttaaaaaaaaggaaagggtaGGGATTTGAAGTAAAGTGTTCGCTATCCgggaaaaagcagcagcagcttttgaaCAAAGGCATCTTTCTGTGACTCCAGCGAGAAAAGCATTTGAGCAggtctcttctccctcctccccccacccccgccgccggAAACACCTCGCCGAACAGGCTCCTCTCGCTGGGCGCCGGCAGCTGAGCGAGGAACAGATTAGCGACACGAAAGCAGAGCAAGTAGCGCGCACGGGAAACACGGGATGTGCGCGCAGCTGGGAGCGAGAGAGTCAGAAAGAAGAGCCTGAGAAGAGCCTAAGAAGAAAGTCCCCTTAGAGGAGAGCGGAGGGTCGAGCGCGTGTGCtgggaaagaggaagagggaCCCAGAATGGAAGCGACGGGCCGCAGCCGGTTCCTCGAGAGGCGGTCGCCGTcgcctcttcccccccaccccgccaaccGTCCTTTCGCCTCCCTCCCTCGCGCCCCCGCCAGCTCTCACCGGCACTGCGCTCAGCCCTTGCTGCTCCGACGCCACCATAAGGATATCGCGGAAATCCATCCTGGGCTCCGTGGCCCTTTCGCCCCCGGAGAGGGGCGCCGCCGCTCAGCCTCgccgctcctgctgctgcccctcgAGAggaccttctccctccctccttccctccctcgccCAGCTGACGGAAAAAGTTCCTCACAGACgcctccttccctgcctccctccttcctcactTCCGGCCCCGAAGCGCCTCTTTCCACCCCTTATATCACCTCGTAATCGtcaaccaggtttttttttgttcgtttggTTAAACGAGCGTGAGGTCACTTCCGCCACTCCACTCCATGCGCAAGCACGCACGCGCCCTTCTTCCGGAGAGTACGTGTTCCGACGCGCCACGTGACATGAACAGGGGTTTGCTCGCACGTGCCCGCAATAGAGCGGTGGGGTTTTCATCTCGGGTTTAAAATGCTGTGTTAGTTCGGTCCTCTGCCGGAGAAGGATTCGGGTTAATGTTGTTTTCCTACCGagagtgttttttttggggggggggaatgggggtaCCTGCTGGGCTGACAAGGTGAGTCATTCTATATCTCATTCTATATCTGTTCTTCATTGATTGTTATTGCTTGtggtggatcctgctgccttgctttcattcactcattcatttgcTGTGGCTTCTGCTTTTACCGCCGCCAATCGTTCGAGCTGGTAAAGTGCTACAAATTGGCTGGGGTGCGTGTGGCAAGTGTGGCGTCTATTTGCCATATGTACCCCAGAGTGGAAGAGCCCTGGCATctttaggtagggctgggaaagactgctgttggaaaccctggagagaagtTGGCAGTTATGACTCTGCTTAAGGCCACTGCCTACATTCTTGTTGtgcgtttactcagaagtaaatcccatttcaTTGCATGCGTTTACTTCCAAAGGAGAGGTGTGCAAGATTGTAGTCTTCCCAGTTGTTATAGGAAtgctaaggtcttatatatatagaataaatgttcatttTCACTCTCctaaattgacctcaaatatttctctgcgtggaggaaggaaatgggaaaagctttccagttgtctttggactgtagtgGCTTACACCTCCAATAGCAAATACagcctggcaagtatctgttaagctgagcaaactatcaatatatgtaagagattcaggaactaaagtatttaccatcacagaagaatggccagactgcccaggttgAGCAATGattgaccattatcaggtatcctgacagacaggttttctgctgtagacctcTGCGATGTATGTAtgataggtttttttgggggggggggagtattgagctacaggggaggcaatttcaaaagtactatataagagcttgcacaccattgttcagggttcctctcctccctccctgcgtgaggggagtgggggaccctgttgcaacagtttaataaagatcatgcttactagctactttgcttctcaatattctctggttggcctctgttattttctcctaccgatagagaacctacataaggactctatacgggctcttggataccccataagggataaAGGACCAGTATTTTTCTTAAAACACAGTACTCTGTAGGCCTACAATCAATTATTTTTTCAGCTTGTTTTGGGTCAGTACAAAAATGATTTGGTTTGTGGTCATAACTTGACAACAAAGCTATTTTTTAGCACTAGTGCAGAAATGGATCATGCCAGCATCATTCTTGCAGCAATAGCAGTTGGCAGTAAATTTTGTAAAGTCACACAGTGGTAAATTGACATTGGCATATTGAAACTTTGATTCAGGTTAGCTTGACCTTGTTGGCAGCCTGGTACTTGTTAAACTCGACTGTTCCACATGGCCTTATGCTCATGTATGCCAACTAGTTTATGTTACTCTTGCAAAGACCTGTGAGACCCCTACAGAATCATCTTTTTAATCTTCTGCTGTACAGTATGGCCACATCTTGGAAGGTAAGGATGGTCACACAGGGGTGGTTCGGGTATAAGTGTTTTGTGTATACATGCCAGCCCTGGAATGTGACCGCTGCCTCGATGTGATCATTCTGTACTGAGTAATGATCTGCTGTGTAGCTGATCCTTTTTGCTATAGCCAGAGTTtctgactccaccccccccaaaaaaataatgtaGCCCTTTCAGTAATTGGGGGGTCAGTTTACAGCCATCAGAATCAAGTGATTATTTCATCCTTGACCATGCCAGATCAGGCTGCAATTTGGGATAGAGGATTACATTCATGCTAAGCGTTTTTGGGAGGGCACACAAGCCTAAGATCCATGCACATAACACTAAATTATGACCCCCATTGCATGTAAGTTCGGCCAAagagtctgtaacttgaaatTCCATAGTTGTGCATACAAGGCTAGTGATTTGATTACTTCTCTTTGAGACTCTTAGGGGTACCTGTTTTTATTTGGGTTTTATTACTTGAATTTTCTATTCTGAATTCTCATACAGGTGCTGTCTAAAGCCTTTCTAATACAAATTTTGATTGCAAGGGTGTTTGATGCAGAGGCAACTCCCCAGCTGAAGTTCAGACAGATAGTAAGTTGTTTTTTCTTCTGCTTCAGCCTTCATTGATCAACCCTTTTGAACAGCAAGAGAATGGGTCCCATatgatttatttatgtatttattaaatgtatattctggCCTTCATCTGGGGATCACAGGTGATTTAgaatataaaaaaaatgaaactacaTAACATAAGAACAATGTGTGATTGGATGCACATTTTTTGAatgtcctcaaataataattgcTTTGGCAGCCAGTCATAATTTTGGAGAATATTCGTTTATCCTTCACAGTTAACAACACTCACTGAAAGAGAAAAAATGGGGAAGACACTTGTGCTTGATGGCAAGTGATGACTGATCCAGAGTACCAGGGACGGGCACAACACACCAATGAAACCACATTTGTGTTTACTCTGCAGTGGAAAATAATATTAATTGCATCTGTTTAATGGTCTTCTTACATCTATTGCATTGCAAGCTATTAATCCAACTGCAATAAACTGTTTCTTACaacgttttatttattttattttaactttgctTCTGCAGGCAGTCACATAATTGGTGCCAGAGAGTGGGCTGCTGGAGTCCTGACCAGTTCCATCACCACTCACTTTGAAGCTCATCCATTTGCCACAGACATTTGTATCTGTCCCAAGACGATGGGCAGGCAGCAGTTCTTGGAAGTTGCAGCACGGCAGCTGGCGGACACTTGCCCTGCCCAAGCACAGTTTTTACTGTGGACACTCAACAACATAGAAGACAAAACCCAAGATTCTTTGAACCGAGTGTGTCATTACTGTTTCCAGTTTCTCCTTCCAGGTAATGTTAGGGTACGTCTAATGCCTAAAATGAGGGTGACTCCACAGATACAAAAACTACTTAATCGGGAAGCAAAGGGCTACAAactcaatttaaaacaaacaaagctttTGAAGAAGTACAAGGAAGCAAAGAATGTTCTGCTGGTTACCTGCAATGCATGTGGGAAAACAACAAGGCATTCTGGGAATAGTAGAGAAGGTTTAGGTAGAATGGCATCAGCTGGGAAGTCTTCAAACAAAACTACACCTGCCAGACACCGTCCTTCTGGATCCAACAGAGGGACACCAAATTCCAGAACATCATCTGGTCAATCAACACCTCGTTCTTCCTCCAGGACTCAGAGAAACATCAAAGACCACTTCACACAGCTGAAAAGACTGCTTCatcttgaagaaaataaaaaaagtaaTAAGGGGGACCTCAAAAACTTCTTATTAtcactttaatttttttgaaataatttatgTAACATAATTGCAGCTAATTAAAGGAATGCATCTCTTAAAAATAAGCCCATTGCTACTGCATTAACTATAGTTTTTCATGGAGCAAAGTACTATGAAACTAGAGGAGCAAAGGTCTGGAAAAAACCTTGGAAAAATAGGGGCGGTaactgtccctcccccccccttctttccaaagccttttttctaaaaagattatggaatgttttctttttgaatGATGAATAAATTGTTTAAGAAAAGCTGTTTGTATATTTACTCCCCCCACGATTTCCAAAAACTATAACAGGAAGACTGATATGtgtgaaagaaaaagagagtaGATTTCTCGTCTCTTTCCTGTACTGGAAGGGGAGAAAGCTTTGTTTCCCTCTGGGATGAAAtgaatacacacatgcacacccatgGAATTGAGAGAAGGTGGTGATTTTTTATGCTAAAGGTGGGTAGAAAATAGATCTCTAGATGTTTTGCAGTAACCAAAAAAGATTTCTGACTTCACAATGGTTTTATAAAGGGGTCAGGAGCCTCTGACCTTCCAGGTGCTGGAGTCCCAATTCCCACTTGCCTCGGCCAGCGTGAGCAAAGATCAGGCAGGAATGGTAGGAGTTGCAGCCAAACCATATTTAGAGGCCTGCggggtcattcccccccccctgtgtaaTGGCAAGAacgtccccacccccaaattaggCTGCTTAAATGAATAAAGGTGTAAGGGGGGTATGTGTTTGAAAGAACTATGAGCTCAGTTCCCTGGGCCAAGATTGATGCAAAGATCCTTAATTCTGAGTGCGTATCTGGCCCTTTTTGTAAATTACTGATTTGCACAGTTCTAGGAAGCAGAACTCAAAAGAGTTTTGGGGATGAGGGAGTTGGTTTTATAAACTAGGATTTGTGGAATTTAGGATTGAGTCTGCCCACTCCTACCATGtactagctttttaaaaacaaacaaagaacagcTAATCTGATCACTAGATGGCACTCTGTCATCTCAAACCAGACTTGGTGCTCCAGCAGGAACAGCCAAGCAACAAGTCTTCTCTAGCTTTCTGATACCACAGTTGTGATGGcaaatggtatttatttatttatttatttatttatttatttatttatttatttatttatttaaagagtcATGTTCTGACAAAATCCTTCCAAACTTGGAACTGCCATACTAGATGAACTCAGTTCTTTCAACTCTGTATGGGACTCCATCTCCACAGAATATGACTAGCTGTTCCACAGAATACACAGGATTGCATTGGGGAAGGAAAACCTTGCGTCTTCATGTCAATTAGAGCCCACTCCGATGAGCCACCTTACCATGTggagaaatatttttattgtggCAGGAGTGGAgggctggaaaaaaaacccatgaCCCCTCAACCTCTTCGGGCTGAACTGCTCCTTGTAATTTAGGATTTCACTATCATCTCATTCTTTATAGCCTGTAGAATGGCTTCAGTGTTCTGTTACCTCTACCCCCATAGAACTTGACCATCTTCTCTGGTCCATGTATGTTTTAGGACGTTCGACCTCCCTTGAGTAAATTTACCGGCCATGGGACAAGAGGGGATGCTCTTTTACAGACTAATACCTGTTTAAGTTGGAATAAATGAGTGTTTTTCACAATGGAGGGATGTACAAAATAGCAATTGGGATAGTTCGTActatttaattaataaatgttCTGGATTTAGGGGTGAGCACTGAAGTGGCAAATTGCATCCAATTATTTGGAATTATGAGAACCCAAGAAAACAGAAGAGCTCCGAAAGCATCTCTCCAAACTGAATGAGCAGGTGAGGTTCGATGTAAGTCAATGCAAAGCAATGCGCTGTAAAATCACTTTATTGGGATGTAGCATTTAACTGACCAAATATGTCAAATAATGGGGTTTTTATTCTTGTACCGAATAAATGGTGAGATGGCTCTCAAAAACCTCTCTTTGTCCCATGTTTTTGAAGGCATCAATATAGTTGAGagcactgattttatttttaaaatatttttaaaatgggaggTATCCAATTTACATataatttaataacaataatttattctttatactccgcccatctggctgggtttccccagccactctgggcggctgccaacaAAGATTAAATTCATTAAAATATCCCTAAACAGGGCATGCCCTGTCAATACAAGGATTTCTGCTGAGGCAATAGGAAtttcccctgctcctgccattcactcctcaaatctgctctggagggtggggggaacctcTAGAACATATTTTAGGAggtgcacagggagaggagacaTGGTACATTTTGTTGTGGAAGTGGAAATCCTTATGCTGTCAGGGGATGTTACTTTGCATAAACCCCATATGCTTTAATCATCAAATGGTGTGATGCTTAGGCAGCTTTCAAAGTCAAATCAGGGAACTGTTGTGAAacaattcagtttttaaaatgtttccgtAACTCATGGCAGCAGGAGAAGGTAAAGAGAGAAAACATCTTAATACAGGGAGATTAGCTTCTAAATTTCTGGTCCAAGATGTCAAGATTACTCTGCTGAATTTTATCTCTTAGGCAGGGTTTCATATTTTCATGTCACTACTGTGTGTCAAGaccaaggatgagatggttggacagtgttctcgaagcgactggtatgagtttggccaaactgcgggaggcagtgaaagataggcgtgcctggcgtgctctggtccatggggtcacgaagagtcggacacgactgaacaactgaacaacaacaacaacaccactgtgTGTCACAGTCAGGAGATGCGATGAGGCAGggcttccctgaccattggccatgagaGTTgagactccaacaacatctgaaggttccccaaccctggtggAAGTAAACCAGTAAGGAGCTCTTCCAGCTGATGGTGAGCAGCTTGGTTTGCTCAAATAATAGAAACCTACCTTTCTCATACTGGATGAATGGTGAGATGTCTCCCAAAAACCTCTCAAATAAATCTTAGTCCCATGTTTTTGATGGCATCAGTATAGTTGAGAGCACTGATTTAAAAATAGCTTGCCACACCGCCAGAGTTGGGCTGCGGTTCTAATAAATGGGATTCCAGTTTCTGCCTCCGCATGTGAATGAATGTATTTTGAGAATTACTCCCCTGGCAATGGAAACTTTTCTTACAGTAAGCTCTCCTGACTTCCAGTATTTTATTGGCAGTTGTGAGTCAGTGTGATCCATTGCTCCTGAACTAGAAGCAAAACATGAACGCTGCCTTAGGATATATATGAATAAACAAGAGTAAAATCCAATTATTTCTCTTGCTTCTCACCAGCTGTGCAGGCAAACAAAGCTCATCTTTATTTCTAACCAAATTGTAAAAGGGCATTATTTTTTCAAAGCTTCAGTGATAGGAGTTAAAATTTGATTTCAGATGCTTTGTCCCTTACTGATTTGAGTGGTAATATTATACATTTCCTACCTCTAGCAGCGAGACAGTTGTCTAACAGAGCAAAAATTTAAACAAGGGTTGTAAACTAAGCCAAACTAAGCATTTGTGAGTCTTGTTGGTTTTAATGGGAGGACTGGATGTGTGGTAAgctctttcttccccttcccttgaAATCAATGAGCTGAACTTTGGCTAGTTCTATCCAATGTTCAGATGCCTCTAGATCAAAATATTCAGTGCTTACATATATGAATGAATAGAACTGGAGTTTATTGATCTCTTCAATTATGTCTTCAATCATAAtggtgctgtgttctaaaccaccaagcctcttgggcttgctgatcgtaagattggcagtttgaatccatgcgacggggtgagctcccatttctttttcccagctcctgccaacctagcagttcgaaagcacatcagtgcaagtagataaataggtaccactgtggtgggaaggtaaacggtgtttctgtagcaccagaagcggtttagtcatgctggccacatgatctggaaaagctgtctggacaaacagCGACTTCtatggcctgaaagtggagatgagcactgcaccccttagtcgaatttgactggacttaatcatccagtgGTCTTTTACATTACCTGTCCATTGCTACAAAACCATGATTTCTATATTTATATGGTTCAGGGTTGAATCCTAACTATTATTACttagaagtcccattgaattgaaTGTGTCTTACTCCTCCCAGGTAATTgagcttaggactgcagccttcgtTTGTCCCTTCAGGATGCTTctggccagtgcttttttgggggtgtgtgtgtgcaggggtacgcatacccctaaacattttgtgaatctttgtacttttgtccatttactgtattaatttcccctgatttgaactataaaatggtgattttcttgagtcaaaatgaaagtacacctaaacattttttcaaGCAAAAATGGACTCCTTCTGGCTTTCTGCTATTTGTTACAGGGCATTTCAGAggcgtgggaaggtcaggtggtacctagtgcggaaaatttcttgtcacccccacccattgacacacacaccccgccgcaaaaatggtttgatggttatttcatattttcttacaaaggaataataacaagtaataataataataaacttttatttatatcccgccctccccggccaaagtcgggctcagggtggctaacatcagatacataacgttggtataaaatcaaacaataattaaattacctcctaaaaacatctcaaaatcaaatttaagtctaattagatggctttccacagagttagggttgggaacagtaagtgctccactgaactgaaatttcagccttcatgacataggaaaacagccaagtaaacagctattttggtggagaagggtcaagatattaaccgatatgcatgaaatttcatatatagctatataatccctagtatagtaagataagacatttggagcaggcattttttttaaaaaaaagttttttaatgaaccgccctagtagggcagtaattgttccttgataatttgtcaccccctccattatggaaactggggcggaccaccccctacgccccccttgctacgcccctgcattgTTTATCTACTGTAATTAATTGCAATTTTTGCCTGAGTCAGTCTGGCATGACATCTTACAAGATACAAATATTAatatcattaaaacacacacaatgttcCACAAATTTTGGCTAGCATTTGACTCCTTGAAGGGGAAGGATGAGGTCTCTGAAGTTCAGTATGATGTCAGGGAGAGCTCCCCCTTTCTAAGCCGGCAGAAAACTTCAGAGAGGTTTGAAAATCTACAAGACATCTTCCAAGCCTCCCTGAGGCTCAGTGTGAGGTCAAGGAATCCCCTCCCCGCTTTTCTCCAGGCTTGGAAGAAGGCTGGATGAATTTCTCAGACTGTGGGGTGTCTTTTTGGAAAATAAGCTTGCTGCTGTCTGAACTTTTCTGAAGTTAAGCATGGTTTGAGAGATTCCCCTGCCTCGTTCTGTTCTCATGAGACTGGTGGAAGTGAGTGCCATAGCCTCTTGGAGAATGGCTTCAAGTAACAGAGTGATTTGTGTCTTTATTGGTGAAGGATCTCAATGCAAGGAGCAAAACTCATCAGAGAACagattgaaaattctttctagtagcaccttagagaccaactgagtttgttcctggtatgagctttcgtgtgcatgcacacttcagctcataccaggaacaaactcagttggtctctaaggtgctactagaaagaattttcgattttgttttgactatggtagaccaacacggctacccacctgtaaagagAACAGATTGTTCCCAGCAGAGGGAAGGAGAATATTGCAGTTATTCTCAAGTCCCTTTCAGATCCTATTGAACAGCCTGAGGATTCTGCAAAATATAAAAAGCACCAAAAGAAGGGTATGGTCATATATAGCTGCTTACAGAAATTCAAACTTGTTAACTGTGAAAATGAAATGATCCCTAAGTGAATGACGTTTATTTGGCCTCTGCACTGTGCTAATGCAGTAAtcaaagacttaaaaaaaaattatctattGATACTTAttcaaaaatatacaaaagttCATGCCCATTacaaagtttttttaattaatacactgaaataaaacagCTACTTAATCTAAAAAAGAACAAgggcagaaagaagaaaataaaaatactgaaagagagagaaagcaaaataagAGGAGAGCGAAAGGATTAAAGAAAGATAAGAAGACTTCTGGTTCTCTGTCCTGCAGCTAAATACAGTATTCACTTGttaaaatccaaccattctatctTCTGTAAACCAGTATATTTTTCATCTTCAAATCCCAATATTACAAGTTCATTTTATCATTTATGCAAGAAGTCCATACAAAGTTTCCAGTCCCAACTAAGACTGGAATTCATTTTCAGTGAATTTGGACCATGCCCAGCTCTGCCGATAAAGCCCAAGAAAATACGCAAGTCAGATATCTAATGAGCATGGCCATCAAAAATCTGGATTAACTACCATAGTAACAGGTCTGTCTGCCAACAATGTCTTCTGCTTTTTATCcaggtcttttttctttttagctctGCTAAAACCATTTTTGGCTACTTCATTCTACAGCC from Lacerta agilis isolate rLacAgi1 chromosome 1, rLacAgi1.pri, whole genome shotgun sequence includes these protein-coding regions:
- the C1H18orf21 gene encoding UPF0711 protein C18orf21 homolog, translated to MGRQQFLEVAARQLADTCPAQAQFLLWTLNNIEDKTQDSLNRVCHYCFQFLLPGNVRVRLMPKMRVTPQIQKLLNREAKGYKLNLKQTKLLKKYKEAKNVLLVTCNACGKTTRHSGNSREGLGRMASAGKSSNKTTPARHRPSGSNRGTPNSRTSSGQSTPRSSSRTQRNIKDHFTQLKRLLHLEENKKSNKGDLKNFLLSL